A single genomic interval of Lepisosteus oculatus isolate fLepOcu1 chromosome 12, fLepOcu1.hap2, whole genome shotgun sequence harbors:
- the cyp27a3 gene encoding cytochrome P450, whose protein sequence is MHTECCNKGGKKTLCACPGLCASNLQVILQSDSPHRVTGVQRSAPGRSYSRRRSRAGAAADEQRLVKNIESLHCSFLSWSFVVVVVAVLVVLRTWRLCFVGMFCKSLVRSAYAAGRLESKPVVRKMSPLLPYSDETRRQSSSSVLSGNKPKTMDELHGPTFLTSLYWLFVKGYFDKTHEMQVEHKKIYGPLWKSKYGPLVVVNVAEAELIEQVLRQEGKYPIRTDMPHWRGYRVLRQQAYGPLTEMGAEWQRIRSILNPRMLKPKHVSSYSTAINQVVTDFVHRVRWLRESAGGGAVVHDVAGELYKFAFEGICSVLFEIRMGCLNEQIPQETQKFIDSVGEMFRLSPILVLFPQSLWPYLPFWKHFVAVWDHLFKVAQQLIDRKVVEIREKAAKGETVEGEYLTHLLASEKMTVTEILGSITELLLAGVDTTSNTISWALYHLAREPDTQEKLHQEVDSVCPGDKIPTSEDFAKMPWLKATVKETLRLYPVVPGNARVVVEDEIMVGDCIFPKKTLFHLCHYAVSYDGNHFPQPHAFLPQRWLRGDERLKQHPFSSVPFGFGIRACLGKRLAELEMYCILSRLMKHFEVRPDPSGATVKAKTRTLLVPASPMNLQFLDRK, encoded by the exons ATGCACACTGAATGTTGCaataaagggggaaaaaaaacactttgtgcCTGCCCAGGGCTCTGCGCTAGCAACCTTCAGGTCATTCTGCAGAGCGACAGTCCTCACCGGGTTACTGGAGTTCAGCGCTCAGCTCCAGGTCGCAGTTACTCTCGCCGTCGCAGTCGAGCTGGGGCGGCTGCTGATGAACAGCGTCTTGTGAAGAACATCGAGAGTCTGCACTGCAGTTTTTTGTCTTGGTCTTTTGTCGTTGTCGTtgttgctgttctggttgttctCCGCACCTGGAGGTTGTGTTTCGTCGGTATGTTTTGCAAATCGCTTGTGCGGAGCGCGTATGCAGCCGGCAGACTGGAATCTAAGCCGGTTGTCCGCAAAATGAGCCCGTTGCTTCCCTACAGTGATGAGACCCGGAGACAGTCCTCGTCTTCTGTTTTGTCTGGCAACAAACCTAAAACTATGGATGAGCTCCATGGTCCAACCTTTCTAACTTCTCTTTACTGGCTTTTCGTTAAAGGATACTTTGACAAAACCCACGAAATGCAA GTTGAGCACAAGAAGATCTACGGCCCTCTGTGGAAGTCCAAGTATGGCCCCCTGGTGGTGGTGAACGTGGCAGAGGCCGAACTGATCGAGCAGGTGCTGAGGCAGGAAGGGAAGTACCCCATCAGGACGGACATGCCCCACTGGAGGGGCTACAGAGTGCTGCGCCAGCAAGCCTATGGGCCGCTCACTGA AATGGGGGCAGAGTGGCAGCGGATCAGGAGCATTTTGAACCCCAGGATGCTGAAGCCAAAGCACGTGTCGTCGTACTCCACAGCCATCAACCAGGTGGTGACCGACTTCGTCCACAGAGTCCGCTGGCTCAGGGAGAGCGCCGGCGGGGGGGCTGTGGTGCACGACGTGGCAGGCGAACTCTACAAATTCGCATTTGAAG GAATCTGCTCGGTGCTGTTCGAAATCCGCATGGGCTGCCTGAATGAGCAAATCCCGCAGGAAACCCAGAAGTTCATTGACTCCGTGGGGGAGATGTTCCGATTGTCCCCAATCTTGGTGCTTTTCCCCCAGTCCCTCTGGCCTTATCTGCCCTTCTGGAAGCACTTTGTGGCTGTCTGGGACCATCTCTTCAAAGTCG CCCAGCAGCTGATTGACAGGAAGGTGGTGGAGATCCGGGAGAAGGCAGCGAAGGGTGAGACTGTGGAGGGCGAGTATCTGACACACCTGCTGGCCAGCGAGAAAATGACGGTGACTGAAATTCTGGGCAGCATTACAGAACTGCTGCTCGCTGGCGTGGACACG ACATCCAACACCATCTCCTGGGCTCTGTACCACCTGGCACGAGAGCCAGACACTCAGGAGAAGCTGCACCAGGAGGTGGACAGTGTCTGCCCAGGAGATAAAATACCCACGAGCGAAGACTTCGCAAAGATGCCATGGCTGAAGGCAACAGTGAAGGAAACACTTCG ATTGTACCCAGTTGTACCTGGTAACGCCCGGGTTGTGGTTGAAGATGAAATTATGGTTGGTGATTGTATTTTCCCCAAAAAG ACGCTTTTTCACCTCTGCCACTACGCTGTGTCCTACGACGGAAACCACTTCCCCCAGCCCCACGCCTTCCTGCCCCAGCGCTGGCTGAGAGGAGACGAGAGGCTGAAGCAGCACCCGTTCAGCTCCGTGCCCTTCGGCTTCGGGATCAGGGCCTGCCTGGGCAAGAGGCTGGCGGAGCTGGAGATGTACTGCATACTGTCTAGG CTGATGAAGCACTTTGAGGTGCGTCCTGATCCTTCCGGAGCCACAGTCAAAGCCAAAACCAGGACCCTTCTAGTGCCTGCGTCCCCCATGAACCTGCAGTTTCTGGACAGGAAATAG